From the genome of Eucalyptus grandis isolate ANBG69807.140 chromosome 2, ASM1654582v1, whole genome shotgun sequence, one region includes:
- the LOC104434020 gene encoding GABA transporter 1 isoform X1, translating into MGTLGPRSVVGVQEEDDAGGVVLPPQDHHQKELDAGALFVLKSKGSWLHAGYHLTTSIVAPALLSLPYAFTLLGWVGGIICLIIGALVTFYSYNLISLVLEHQAEMGNRHLRFRDMAHDIMGPRWGKFYVGPIQFMVCYGAVVACTLLGGECLKTIYLLSKPDGTMKLYEFVIIFGCLMLALAQIPSFHSLRHINMVSLVLSLLYSACATGGSIYIGLSSKGPEKDYSLVGDTTSRTFGIFNAIAIIATTYGNGIIPEIQATLAPPVKGKMFKGLCVCYAVVVVTFFSVAISGYWAFGNQAEGLLLSNFLVDGKALLPKWFILMTNMFTILQLSAVGVVYLQPTNEVLEKTFADPMSAEFSTRNVIPRLISRSLSVIVATTIAAMLPFFGDINSLIGAFGFLPLDFVLPVVFYNLTFQPSRRSLIFWLNITIAVVFSTVSVIAAVAAVRQIAIDADTYQLFANV; encoded by the exons GGCTTCACGCTGGATACCATTTGACCACGTCAATCGTGGCACCAGCTCTTCTGAGCCTTCCCTATGCTTTCACCTTACTTGGATGGGTGGGCGGGATCATTTGCTTGATCATAGGAGCGCTCGTGACCTTCTACTCCTACAACCTCATATCACTCGTCCTGGAGCACCAAGCCGAGATGGGCAATCGGCATTTGCGGTTCAGAGACATGGCTCACGACATCATGG GGCCGAGATGGGGGAAGTTTTACGTCGGTCCAATCCAATTCATGGTCTGCTATGGTGCTGTCGTTGCTTGCACCCTTCTGGGAGGGGAATGCTTGAAG ACGATCTACTTGCTGTCCAAGCCAGATGGGACGATGAAGCTTTATGAGTTCGTCATAATATTCGGGTGCTTGATGTTAGCCCTAGCTCAAATACCATCCTTCCACTCGCTCAGGCACATCAATATGGTGTCCTTGGTTTTGTCCCTTCTCTACAGTGCTTGTGCCACTGGCGGCTCCATTTACATCG GGCTTTCGTCCAAGGGGCCCGAGAAGGACTATTCCTTGGTAGGGGACACTACAAGTCGCACCTTCGGcatcttcaatgccattgccaTTATAGCAACGACATATGGGAATGGGATTATTCCTGAAATTCAG GCCACGTTGGCGCCTCCAGTGAAGGGGAAGATGTTCAAGGGGCTGTGCGTGTGCTACGCCGTGGTCGTGGTCACTTTCTTTAGCGTCGCAATCTCCGGTTATTGGGCTTTCGGCAACCAAGCAGAAGGGCTTCTCCTCAGCAACTTCTTGGTTGACGGGAAGGCGCTGCTTCCGAAATGGTTCATTTTGATGACCAACATGTTCACCATTCTCCAATTGTCAGCTGTTGGTGTA GTTTATCTGCAGCCTACTAATGAAGTTCTCGAGAAGACGTTCGCAGACCCCATGAGTGCGGAATTCTCTACACGAAACGTCATACCTCGCCTGATCTCTCGGTCGCTATCAGTCATTGTGGCAACAACAATAGCAGCAATGCTCCCCTTCTTTGGAGACATCAATTCTCTGATTGGAGCATTCGGATTCCTGCCTCTCGACTTTGTCTTGCCCGTGGTCTTCTACAACTTGACGTTTCAGCCATCAAGACGAAGCCTCATTTTCTGGCTGAACATCACTATTGCCGTAGTGTTCTCGACAGTGTCGGTTATTGCAGCTGTTGCGGCGGTTAGGCAAATAGCCATCGACGCGGATACGTACCAGTTATTTGCTAATGTGTAA
- the LOC104434020 gene encoding GABA transporter 1 isoform X2 codes for MVCYGAVVACTLLGGECLKTIYLLSKPDGTMKLYEFVIIFGCLMLALAQIPSFHSLRHINMVSLVLSLLYSACATGGSIYIGLSSKGPEKDYSLVGDTTSRTFGIFNAIAIIATTYGNGIIPEIQATLAPPVKGKMFKGLCVCYAVVVVTFFSVAISGYWAFGNQAEGLLLSNFLVDGKALLPKWFILMTNMFTILQLSAVGVVYLQPTNEVLEKTFADPMSAEFSTRNVIPRLISRSLSVIVATTIAAMLPFFGDINSLIGAFGFLPLDFVLPVVFYNLTFQPSRRSLIFWLNITIAVVFSTVSVIAAVAAVRQIAIDADTYQLFANV; via the exons ATGGTCTGCTATGGTGCTGTCGTTGCTTGCACCCTTCTGGGAGGGGAATGCTTGAAG ACGATCTACTTGCTGTCCAAGCCAGATGGGACGATGAAGCTTTATGAGTTCGTCATAATATTCGGGTGCTTGATGTTAGCCCTAGCTCAAATACCATCCTTCCACTCGCTCAGGCACATCAATATGGTGTCCTTGGTTTTGTCCCTTCTCTACAGTGCTTGTGCCACTGGCGGCTCCATTTACATCG GGCTTTCGTCCAAGGGGCCCGAGAAGGACTATTCCTTGGTAGGGGACACTACAAGTCGCACCTTCGGcatcttcaatgccattgccaTTATAGCAACGACATATGGGAATGGGATTATTCCTGAAATTCAG GCCACGTTGGCGCCTCCAGTGAAGGGGAAGATGTTCAAGGGGCTGTGCGTGTGCTACGCCGTGGTCGTGGTCACTTTCTTTAGCGTCGCAATCTCCGGTTATTGGGCTTTCGGCAACCAAGCAGAAGGGCTTCTCCTCAGCAACTTCTTGGTTGACGGGAAGGCGCTGCTTCCGAAATGGTTCATTTTGATGACCAACATGTTCACCATTCTCCAATTGTCAGCTGTTGGTGTA GTTTATCTGCAGCCTACTAATGAAGTTCTCGAGAAGACGTTCGCAGACCCCATGAGTGCGGAATTCTCTACACGAAACGTCATACCTCGCCTGATCTCTCGGTCGCTATCAGTCATTGTGGCAACAACAATAGCAGCAATGCTCCCCTTCTTTGGAGACATCAATTCTCTGATTGGAGCATTCGGATTCCTGCCTCTCGACTTTGTCTTGCCCGTGGTCTTCTACAACTTGACGTTTCAGCCATCAAGACGAAGCCTCATTTTCTGGCTGAACATCACTATTGCCGTAGTGTTCTCGACAGTGTCGGTTATTGCAGCTGTTGCGGCGGTTAGGCAAATAGCCATCGACGCGGATACGTACCAGTTATTTGCTAATGTGTAA
- the LOC104435732 gene encoding AT-hook motif nuclear-localized protein 8-like, which translates to MVKTNVTLFAAGLVHTVGLDLMPFILTVPMGCDIIQELSACVPEESRTVVPLTAVGEVSYVAFHSSNPGGEKTIYEGRFAIIVLKGSLNRKYGMLSLLMTDPQGRHIGGSLAGPLIAANHVQIIFGTFEDVMERKYKRKQRSVNASAAAHEVTDSEMVDIPVQAGEMVEGSANGSSPGTEESEEEELIRANPNAILPPALGLSEESDKEEPIMATPITIVPRASSLSEGSDGEELVMASPITIVPPASSSPETPDEQNESMDICGSDPEK; encoded by the exons ATGGTGAAAACTAACGTGACTCTCTTTGCAGCCGGGCTCGTTCATACGGTTGGATTAGACCTCATGCCGTTCATACTGACGGTGCCCATGGGATGC GACATCATTCAAGAGCTCTCAGCGTGTGTTCCGGAAGAAAGTAGAACAGTGGTTCCTCTCACTGCTGTTGGTGAAGTCTCTTATGTGGCCTTCCATAGCAGCAATCCTGGTGGAGAAAAAACCATATACGAG GGCCGCTTTGCGATTATTGTTCTGAAAGGGTCATTGAACCGGAAGTATGGAATGTTGAGTTTATTGATGACAGATCCTCAAGGGCGACATATTGGTGGCAGCCTTGCTGGTCCTCTAATTGCAGCCAACCATGTTCAA ATTATTTTCGGCACATTTGAAGATGTCATGGAGAGGAAGTACAAGAGAAAGCAGCGTTCGGTTAATGCTTCTGCAGCTGCGCACGAAGTCACTGACAGCGAAATGGTGGACATCCCCGTGCAAGCGGGTGAGATGGTGGAAGGCAGTGCAAATGGCAGCTCGCCAGGAACTGAGGAATCGGAGGAGGAAGAGCTGATCAGGGCCAACCCAAATGCTATTCTGCCGCCGGCCTTGGGTCTCTCTGAGGAATCGGACAAGGAAGAGCCGATCATGGCCACCCCTATTACTATTGTGCCACGGGCCTCGAGTCTCTCTGAGGGATCGGACGGGGAAGAGCTGGTCATGGCCAGCCCTATTACCATTGTGCCACCAGCCTCAAGTAGCCCCGAGACACCAGACGAGCAGAATGAGTCCATGGATATCTGTGGCAGTGACCCTGAGAAGTGA